The following are encoded in a window of Vespula pensylvanica isolate Volc-1 chromosome 2, ASM1446617v1, whole genome shotgun sequence genomic DNA:
- the LOC122638188 gene encoding myosin-10-like yields MAMAVEKNSPSTVENKNKSSPIQQENSASEQQQQQQIALGDSTSETPTNSSRRSTMKVTNKKPLNSITMAKQARDLENQYYVKKKRFVLLKRQLVQKQKTTQDLYEDISQLRDKMILNGAKDPGKLEELKIIEIDSSKIPTTEPKVQQIVSNEQQTKINKVNTPSVNNDLNMDSEFIITLNNKLKEISKRYQELCEEALRKHTFIIVSLEKSLEENTEESKKDSDPEILTRLESYRGDNTSLKTRLEEMKSLQLEAITELVKDTCNLYNEYDISRTRMKELNNMLDDQKDIREQLSTLSEELQTEREKHNATKERRTQNEGQLQRARTKIRDLENKIACDETKIQQLQTQNKSFESQLKVKEQAMEQRLKDMQKTIRNSENLVSKMEKQRDSFEARLMELKETMNSKETTAENITRNMNDQMDAMIVELNLEKEKRETAEKELSVMQERYKELEATSQEMCKLLEQSKNFAITDGSHTENEIRLFNDLKLAREELEEQKGTILKLQQEKEEITAVMHQAANNSEDESKDKLAAELMIKSKEIRDITMKRNHFQQITENLQKRNKLLEGQMQDIQNRLQVQIKEGGKAAVNAHVIELQQQISDLRNSLAETTAHTAELETALTQKQLELEQRDRIMREQSKFLKVRDELLSLLKGKVGHTDRDTSNDDDEHRKDIDEINKQIVAKTEAIQELYATLENKQMQVLRLEKIVKQMEDHQDHAQAQRTRLENRIAQLELALQEKNKDQRSRGFGIL; encoded by the exons ATGGCAATGGCTGTCGAGAAAAATTCACCGTCCAcggtggaaaataaaaataaaagttcacCTATCCAGCAG GAGAATTCCGCCAgtgaacaacaacaacaacaacaaattgCTTTAGGAGACTCTACTAGCGAAACACCAACTAATTCATCTCGTCGTTCGACTATGAaagtaacgaataaaaagcCTCTCAATTCGATAACAATGGCGAAGCAAGCACGCGATCTCGAGAATCAATACTACGTAAAAAAGAAGCGTTTCGTGTTGCTTAAGAGACAGCTCGTGCAGAAACAA AAAACTACTCAAGATTTATACGAGGATATATCGCAGTTGCGTGACAAGATGATACTCAATGGTGCGAAAGATCCTGGCAAATTGGAGGAACTTAAGATCATAGAAATCGACTCGTCGAAAATTCCTACAACCGAGCCAAAGGTTCAACAAATTGTTTCTAATGAGCAACAAACAAAGATTAACAAGGTGAATACTCCTAGCGTCAATAATGATCTTAACATGGACAGCGAATTCATAATAACTCTGAACAACaagttgaaagaaatatcaaagagaTATCAAGAACTGTGCGAAGAAGCATTGAGAAAACATACGTTTATAATCGTATCTTTGGAGAAAAGTTTAGAAGAAAATACCGAGGAGTCCAAAAAAGATAGCGATCCAGAAATTTTAACGCGTTTAGAGTCTTATCGAGGCGACAATACGTCTCTGAAGACACGTTTGGAAGAAATGAAGTCTTTGCAATTGGAAGCTATTACGGAACTCGTGAAGGACACTTGCAATCTCTACAACGAATACGATATTTCTCGTACGCGTATGAAGGAACTTAACAACATGTTGGACGATCAGAAAGATATCCGGGAACAATTGTCCACACTTTCGGAAGAACTTCAGACTGAACGAGAGAAGCATAATGCGACGAAGGAACGTCGTACACAGAACGAAGGCCAATTGCAAAGGGCTCGCACGAAGATCCGCGATCTGGAGAACAAAATAGCCTGCGACGAGACGAAGATACAACAGCTGCAGACCCAGAACAAGTCTTTCGAGAGTCAACTGAAAGTAAAGGAACAGGCGATGGAGCAGCGTTTGAAGGATATGCAGAAAACGATAAGGAACAGCGAGAACCTCGTTTCGAAAATGGAAAAACAGCGGGACAGCTTCGAAGCACG GCTGATGGAACTGAAGGAAACGATGAACAGTAAGGAAACCACTGCGGAGAATATCACGAGAAACATGAACGACCAGATGGATGCCATGATTGTCGAATTGAATctggagaaggaaaagag GGAGACTGCAGAAAAGGAGCTGTCCGTGATGCAGGAACGTTACAAGGAATTAGAAGCAACGAGTCAAGAAATGTGTAAACTCTTGGAACAGAGTAAAAATTTTGCGATAACGG ATGGCAGTCATACGGAAAACGAGATTCGTCTGTTCAACGACCTAAAACTAGCACGAGAAGAACTGGAAGAACAGAAAGGAACGATATTAAAGCTACAacaggagaaagaagaaatcactGCGGTGATGCATCAGGCGGCT AATAACTCGGAGGATGAATCTAAGGATAAACTGGCTGCAGAACTTATGATCAAATCTAAGGAAATTCGTGACATCACGATGAAGCGTAATCACTTCCAACAAATAACAGAAAATCT CCAAAAACGAAACAAGTTATTGGAGGGACAAATGCAGGACATCCAAAATCGTTTACAAGTTCAAATAAAAGAGGGTGGGAAAGCTGCAGTGAACGCTCACGTTATTGAACTTCAGCAACAGATATCCGATCTTCGTAATAGTTTAGCGGAGACAACAGCACATACTGCGGAGTTGGAAACGGCTCTTACACAGAAGCAACTTGAACTCGAACAACGTGATCGCATAATGCGCGAACAAAGTAAATTCCTCAAAGTTCGAGACGAGTTATTGAGTCttttgaaaggaaaagtaGGGCACACAGATAGAGATActtcgaacgacgacgacgaacatCGTAAAGACATAGACGaa ATCAACAAGCAAATCGTTGCGAAGACAGAGGCTATACAAGAACTGTACGCGACTTTGGAGAACAAACAGATGCAAGTACTGCGCTTGGAGAAAATCGTGAAACAAATGGAGGATCATCAGGATCATGCTCAGGCTCAACGCACACGTTTGGAGAATCGTATCGCTCAGCTGGAACTGGCTCTACAGGAGAAAAACAAGGATCAGCG GAGTAGAGGGTTTGGCATCCTGTAA
- the LOC122638194 gene encoding splicing factor YJU2 produces MSERKVLNKYYPPDFDPSKIPRMKLARNRQYTVRLMAPFNMRCKTCGEYIYKGKKFNARKEDVEGDDYLGIRIYRFYIKCTRCLQEISFKTDPKNTDYEIEAGATRNFMALKLAEEQAQREEDEEKEEEATNPMKLLEKRTQQSKQELELLESLEELKDLNRRLLQAIDFEEMLEQFNTPKQRLEKEQEELDEQYIKSVFGNKNQKRIVVEEEIVELDEKESSPPKKILKTKTKDKESDSLDSKEHSSESKETIDMNLSGPSTSTNTSKNTAKSSIFLKDTKASFNKKNLVIVKKKANLGVKTNSDTTSEKEVSGKTVMLPEMNSKSDEIKVNNDCENTVPTSSNIGNGLSLLTEYSDSSDNDSN; encoded by the exons atgtcggAACGTAAAGTATTAAAT aaatattatccCCCGGATTTTGATCCGTCGAAAATTCCGCGCATGAAATTAGCACGGAATCGACAATATACAGTTCGGTTAATGGCACCTTTTAATATGAGATGTAAAACATGTGgggaatatatatacaaaggaAAGAAGTTTAACGCGCGGAAAGAGGATGTCGAAGGCGACGATTACTTAGGGATTCgtatttatagattttatataaaatgtacacGATGTCTacaagaaatatcttttaaaaccGATCCAAAAAATACTGACTATGAAATAGAAGCTGGGGCAACGAGGAATTTTATGGCTTTGAAACTAGCAGAAGAACAAGcacaaagagaagaagatgaggaaaaagaagaagaagctacAAATCCAATGAAGCTTTTGGAGAAAAGAACGCAGCAATCTAAACAAGAGTTGGAATTATTAGAATCTTTGGAAGAGTTAAAGGATCTTAATCGTCGTCTATTGCAGGCAATTGATTTTGAAGAAATGTTAGAACAGTTTAACACGCCTAAACAAAGGctagagaaagaacaagaagagtTAGATGAACAATATATTAAGTCAGTATTTGGcaataaaaaccaaaaaaggattgttgtagaagaagaaatcgtggaactagatgaaaaagaaagtagtcctcctaaaaaaattttaaaaacaaaaacgaaagataaggAAAGTGATAGTTTAGATTCAAAAGAGCATTCCTCAGAATCTAAAGAAACT aTTGATATGAATTTATCGGGACCGTCTACGAGTACAAATACTTCTAAAAATACTGCTAAaagttcaatatttttaaaagataccAAAGCATCATTTAATAAGAAGAACTTAgttattgttaaaaagaaagcaaatttAGGTGTAAAAACTAATTCGGATACCACTAGTGAGAAAGAAGTTTCAGGAAAGACTGTTATGTTACCAGAAATGAACTCAAAGAGTGATGAAATTAAAGTTAACAATGATTGTGAAAATACAGTGCCTACTTCCAGTAACATTGGAAATggtctttctttattaacagAATATTCTGACAGTAGTGACAACGACAGTAATTAA
- the LOC122638190 gene encoding RNA-binding protein 34-like, translating into MAKVKQSTKANSSNKPLKVIKNNAIHKKKNNKFANTPTGKVRIINGNKMQNNENDSNQLSNKQKQKSGLKKKNSESLGNKNISSQNNKNRSNKQFSKDKQNLAYKKNKSDESLDDTNEDVILSNDSIVSQDDNDKVPDIFGQSLADDTDEDDTDFNEDEESNEDDEYEYNSDVDNSISMEIKNKGVQMFKGVKNKNSDSTEESEDNYDSENYDDTDNDDDDEDDYLGDSYEEDETEDMNTSEEKRKKDEEDEDDDDDDDDDDDDDDDDDDDDDGNEYSFDDLYKEDESDKSDEYQYETNISLLLAKNKKKKGNVNLNEEDEDEDEDGDDDDDDDDDDDDDDEDEDDEESTPGLKDLLANSIVDDENDEDFKGDDEDDEDIDISDEESESEELEKNKRTVYISNIPNIVKKEEIKKVFRQFGYIESIRERCIVPKDLMMSKKVAAIKNQIHPKIDVTTMYVVYKTATSAQKALSLNGKKFKGNYLRVDSVDKLKKKPDSKKAVFLGNLSFTIKDNDVWEHFKQCGEIHSVRLIRDTRKGIGKGIGYVNFQSEDSVPLALELNGSTLLNREIRVKRYSTDDKPKQRVRNTNKRSLSVNNKVNKSSKKLKSNDADKTSPTESNKKKLKLKNKLQKDSISNVSVKNTTTFQGEKATIEKKKKKKSKLEQEKKKMAAILTTKSKKQKV; encoded by the exons ATGGCTAAAGTTAAGCAAAGTACAAAAGCTAATTCTTCTAATAAACCTTTGAaagtcattaaaaataatgctatccataaaaagaaaaataataaatttgcaaACACACCAACTGGTAAGGTACGCATAATCAATGGAAATAAAATGCAGAATAATGAGAATGATTCAAATCAATTAAGTaataaacagaaacaaaagagtggcttaaaaaagaagaattcagAATCTCTgggcaataaaaatatttcttcacaaaataataaaaatagatcgaataaacaattttcaaaagataaacaaaatttagcatataagaaaaataaatctgacGAATCTTTGGATGATACAAATGAAGATGTTATACTGTCAAATGATAGTATTGTTTCAcaagatgataatgataaagtaCCAGATATCTTTGGACAAAGTTTGGCAGATGATACAGATGAAGATGATACTGATTTTAACGAGGATGAAGAATCTAATGAAGATGATGAGTATGAATATAATAGTGATGTAGATAATTCCATTTCAATGGAAATTAAGAATAAAGGAGTACAAATGTTTAAaggagtaaaaaataaaaattctgatTCTACTGAAGAAAGTGAAGATAACTATGACAGTGAAAATTACGATGATactgataatgatgacgacgacgaagatgattATTTAGGTGATTCTTATGAGGAAGATGAAACTGAGGATATGAATACatctgaagaaaaaagaaagaaagatgaagaagatgaggacgatgacgacgacgacgacgacgatgatgatgatgacgacgacgacgacgacgacgacgatggtaaTGAATATTCCTTTGATGATCTTTATAAAGAAGACGAAAGTGATAAGTCAGATGAATATCAATATGAAACAAACATTTCATTACTTCtagctaaaaataaaaagaaaaaaggtaatgTCAATCTTaatgaagaagatgaggatgaggatgaggatggtgatgatgacgatgatgatgatgatgacgatgacgacgacgacgaagatgaggATGATGAAGAGTCTACTCCTGGTTTGAAAGATCTTTTAGCAAACAGTATTGTGGATGATGAAAATGATGAAGATTTTAAGGgagatgatgaagatgatgagGATATTGACATTAGTGATGAAGAATCAGAGTCTGAagaacttgaaaaaaataaaagaacagtttatattagtaatattccaaatattgtaaagaaagaagaaataaagaaagtattTAGACAATTCGGTTATATTGAAAGTATACGGGAAAGATGTATAGTTCCAAAAGATTTGATGATGAGCAAAAAAGTAGCTGCTATAAAAAATCAGATACATCCAAAAATAGATGTTACTACTATGTATGTGGTATATAAGACTGCAACATCGGCTCAAAAAGCATTAAgtttaaatggaaaaaaattcaaaggcAATTACTTGAGAGTAGACTCTGTCGataaattgaagaagaagCCAGACAGTAAAAAAGCTGTATTTTTAGGAAATTTATCTTTCa caATCAAAGATAATGATGTTTGGGAACACTTCAAACAATGTGGAGAAATTCATTCTGTACGATTAATTAGAGATACAAGAAAAGGTATAGGAAAAGGAATAGGATATGTTAATTTTCAAAGCGAAGATTCTGTACCATTAGCGTTAGAATTAAATGGATCAACTCTACTAAATCGAGAAATACGGGTAAAACGGTATTCTACAGATGACAAACCAAAACAGAGAGTTAGAAACACGAATAAAAGATCACTCTCTGTAAATAACAAAGTTAATAAATCATCAAAGAAGTTGAAATCTAATGATGCGGATAAAACTTCTCCGACA gagagtaataaaaagaaattgaaacttaaaaataaattacagaaAGACAGTATCTCAAATGTTTCAGTAAAAAATACTACCACTTTTCAAGGAGAGAAAGCTaccatagaaaagaaaaagaagaagaagtctaAGTtggaacaagagaaaaagaaaatggctgCAATACTCACTACCAAATCCAAAAAACAGAAAGTctaa
- the LOC122638193 gene encoding putative transferase CAF17 homolog, mitochondrial, with protein MSKTILNLISKFALRICLQRHKIATVRRIQSRTFALNARQSEQKILECLNERSVLRVSGHESAAFLQGLITNDIGHLKDGSASIYSLFLNIKGRVLYDTILYKSKEDNVFYIECDTQVAESLEKHLKMYRVRRKIDILSIDKNMKVWSMFDPTEIIDGENDNSSFEGSIFPCGTTNNKGSKFIDNIIICQDPRSSNFGLRILAESNIERSEIIKYLDPNISISKNSLTYKEFKYKVGLGEGVDDLPPGKPLPLEINCDYLHGISFHKGCYIGQELTARTHHTGVVRKRLLPFIFDQIPTISFKYDEKILNESGKVIGHYRGHNNKHGLGLMRLGETFNAKQIEIQGHPIKVIKPAWWPQDSKKEGISNQ; from the coding sequence atgtcgaaaacgatattaaatctTATTAGCAAGTTTGCTTTGCGAATTTGTTTACAAAGGCATAAGATTGCTACTGTAAGACGAATACAAAGTCGAACCTTCGCATTGAATGCTCGACAATCTGAacagaaaatattagaatgtTTAAATGAAAGGTCTGTGTTACGTGTCAGTGGACACGAATCTGCTGCCTTCTTACAAGGTTTAATAACGAATGATATAGGACATCTTAAAGACGGCTCTGCaagtatttattctttatttttaaatatcaaaggTAGAGTATTATACGATactattttgtataaaagCAAAGAGGACAATGTTTTCTATATAGAATGCGATACCCAAGTAGCAGAGTCTTTAGAGAAACATTTAAAGATGTATagggtaagaagaaaaatagatatattatctatagataaaaatatgaaagtttGGTCTATGTTTGATCCAACTGAGATCATTGATGGCGAAAATGACAACAGTTCTTTTGAAGGCTCTATTTTTCCTTGTGGCACTACAAATAACAAAGGTAGCAAATTTATAGACAACATTATAATATGTCAAGACCCTAGATCATCAAATTTTGGTCTAAGAATTCTTGCTGAATCAAATATTGAAAGATCTGAGATCATAAAGTATTTGGATCCTAATATCTCCATTTCTAAGAATAGTTTAACATACAAAGAATTTAAATACAAAGTTGGTCTTGGTGAGGGTGTCGATGATTTACCACCAGGCAAACCATTACCTCTGGAAATTAATTGTGACTATTTACATGGTATTAGTTTCCATAAAGGTTGTTATATCGGTCAGGAACTCACAGCTCGTACACATCATACCGGTGTAGTGAGAAAACGTCTGTTACCTTTCATATTTGATCAGATTCCAactatatcttttaaatatgatgaaaaaattcttaacgAGTCTGGCAAAGTAATAGGCCATTATCGGGGACATAATAATAAGCATGGCTTAGGATTAATGCGTCTAGGCGAGACCTTTAATGCTAAACAAATTGAAATACAAGGACATCCAATCAAAGTAATAAAACCTGCATGGTGGCCACAAGActcaaaaaaagaaggaatttctaatcaataa
- the LOC122638195 gene encoding testis-specific serine/threonine-protein kinase 1 has product MATRLSPRNSEVNALEQRGYLIGKKIGQGSYATVHLAEYVDGASSKKMRLACKIFDKEKAPPDFLEKFFPRELEILTKIENPHIIQVHSILQRGPRVFIFMRYADNGDLLDFVTRNGVVPEQQSKLWFRQMASGLQYLHSKNIAHRDLKCENILLSRKFNVKLADFGFARFCVDHDGRRVLSKTYCGSAAYAAPEVVSGTPYNPKLADVWSLGIILFIMLNASMPFDDSNLRKLLKDQMSRNWVFRSRVRETVSTSAKSIVRHILEPDITLRLTLDRVLGHEWVRTRKEKTNSLAGRLIHSAPPIHQQVSSGGGTIVSSAARTGNLLTSKALPPFKNSENQGSTVKSIGTSGKDTQPPIAVE; this is encoded by the exons ATGGCCACGCGACTGAGCCCCCGAAACTCGGAGGTGAACGCACTTGAGCAGAGGGGCTATTTGATCGGCAAGAAGATCGGACAG GGTTCCTATGCGACCGTACACCTGGCTGAGTACGTTGATGGAGCAAGTTCGAAAAAAATGCGATTGGCATGTAAGATCTTCGACAAAGAGAAAGCTCCGCCCGATTTTCTCGAGAAGTTTTTCCCTAGAGAATTGGAGATATTAACGAAGATCGAGAATCCCCATATAATCCAA GTGCATAGTATATTGCAACGTGGGCCACGTGTTTTCATCTTCATGCGGTATGCAGACAACGGTGATTTATTGGACTTCGTCACGAGAAACGGAGTTGTACCTGAGCAACAATCCAAGCTATGGTTCCGTCAAATGGCCTCTGGATTGCAATATCTTCATAGCAAGAATATTGCTCATCGGGATCTTAAGTGTGAGAATATTCTTTTGTCGAGGAAGTTCAATGTGAAACTCGCGGATTTTGGTTTTGCAAGATTTTGCGTCGATCACGATGGTAGACGCGTCCTAAGTAAAACTTATTGCGGATCTGCTGCTTACGCTGCACCTGAGGTTGTCTCTGGTACACCTTATAATCCTAAGTTAGCTGACGTTTGGTCTCTCGGTATCATTCTCTTCATTATGCTGAATGCTTCGATGCCGTTCGATGACTCCAATTTGAGAAAACTTCTCAAGGATCAGATGTCACGGAATTGGGTATTCAGGTCTCGAGTACGCGAGACCGTCTCTACGTCGGCGAAGAGCATCGTTAGACATATTCTCGAGCCGGACATCACCCTCAGGCTAACTCTCGACAGAGTACTTGGTCATGAATGGGTACGTACCAGAAAGGAGAAGACCAATTCTCTTGCAGGCAGACTCATTCATTCGGCACCACCCATTCATCAACAG GTGAGCAGTGGTGGCGGTACCATTGTAAGTTCCGCTGCCAGAACTGGAAATCTTCTTACGTCGAAAGCTTTACCTCCGTTTAAAAATTCTGAAAATCAAGGAAGCACTGTTAAATCAATTGGAACTTCTGGAAAAGATACCCAACCACCCATCGCAGTCGAATGA
- the LOC122638189 gene encoding unc-112-related protein, producing the protein MYSDGHEVDGSWVLRVYVTDLQVERSLRVKGELHIGGVMLRLVEDLDIAMDWSDHALWWPARNHWLTRTRSTLDQYGVAADALLHFTPMHKTLRVQLPDMRSVDCRVDFSVKTFNAVINLCKELGIRHPEELSFCKPLEPSHLKYNLKDLPSKKKIENQKNGHWNVPADTNTFIPASQSPRGSTGSLDQSSPFMCAPVTPSNRNHSTPISSPVSIQHTSTWKRNNNSSGFGSTGSFNANNSTMSLEALNGGLSESLAQSPASISPEVRSKLIRPKSLVERARMNVAWLDSSLSIMEQGIREYDILRLKFKFYSFYDLNPKTDAVRINMIYEQAKWQLLAEEIDCTEEEMLMFAALQVQVNLQATMPQSSYDSNGASSPVEDDIDAALTDLQVTLEGSNINNGPSDITQVPELCDYLRFFKPKRFTLKAFKRYWFTCRDLQLRLYKTREETNGSESPAYVINLRGCEVTPDVHLSQGRYGIRLEVPSAEGMTEMWIRCDTEQQYAKWMAACRLAAKGRTLADASYESEVNSITAFLQLQRPAPAPAISPNSLDITPDDYVAPRFVKRFKGKLVQRILEAHANVKDLPLVEAKLNYIKAWQSLPEYGISLFVVRFTGKSKDELLGIANNRLMRMELHSGDHLKTWRYNTMKAWNVNWEVKHMMVQFEEENIIFECQSADCKVVHEFIGGYIFLSMRSKEANQTLNEEMFHKLTGGWL; encoded by the exons aTATCGCCATGGATTGGTCGGACCATGCTTTATGGTGGCCAGCACGAAATCACTGGTTGACAAGAACGAGAAGTACATTGGATCAGTACGGCGTTGCTGCGGATGCATTATTGCATTTCACTCCAATGCACAAAACGCTTCGAGTGCAGTTACCTGACATGCGTTCGGTCGATTGCAGGGTAGATTTCTCGGTAAAAACGTTCAACGCCGTGATCAATCTCTGCAAAGAACTAG gCATCAGACATCCCGAAGAATTATCATTTTGCAAACCACTCGAACCTTCTCATTTGAAATACAATTTAAAAGATTTGccatcgaagaagaaaatcgaaaatcaAAAGAACGGTCATTGGAACGTACCAGCTGATACGAATACTTTTATACCAGCGAGTCAAAGTCCCAGAGGATCGACAGGCAGTCTCGACCAAAGTAGTCCCTTCATGTGTGCCCCAGTCACACCCAGCAATAGAAATCACAGCACACCCATCAGTTCGCCGGTATCG ATTCAGCATACCAGTacatggaaaagaaataacaattcGTCCGGTTTCGGGAGTACCGGATCGTTCAATGCAAACAACAGTACGATGAGTTTGGAAGCGTTGAACGGAGGTCTATCCGAATCTCTCGCTCAAAGTCCGGCCTCGATTTCACCGGAAGTACGTTCGAAGTTGATCAGGCCGAAGAGTCTCGTTGAACGGGCAAGAATGAACGTAGCTTGGCTCGACTCATCTCTCTCGATCATGGAACAGGGTATACGTGAATACGACATTCTAAGGCTCAAATTTAAGTTCTATTCGTTCTACGATTTAAACCCAAAAACCGATGCTGTCAGAATCAACATGATTTACGAGCAAGCCAAATGGCAACTTCTAGCCGAAGAGATTGACTGTACCGAGGAAGAAATGCTCATGTTCGCTGCTCTTCAG GTGCAAGTAAACCTTCAAGCTACCATGCCACAATCAAGTTACGACAGCAACGGTGCCTCGTCTCCCGTCGAGGACGATATAGATGCAGCTCTGACGGATCTTCAGGTTACTCTCGAGGGTAGCAATATTAACAACGGTCCAAGTGACATAACGCAGGTGCCGGAGCTTTGCGACTACCTGCGTTTCTTCAAGCCAAAGCGTTTCACTTTGAAGGCATTCAAAAGATACTGGTTCACGTGCAGGGATTTACAACTGAGATTGTATAAAACCAGAGAGGAAACCAACGGTTCGGAATCACCGGCATATGTCATCAATTTACGTGGCTGCGAGGTCACGCCCGATGTTCATCTCTCTCAGGGTCGTTACGGGATAAGATTGGAGGTACCCAGTGCCGAAGGCATGACCGAGATGTGGATCAGATGCGATACT GAACAGCAATATGCAAAGTGGATGGCTGCCTGTAGATTGGCAGCGAAAGGTCGTACACTCGCAGATGCGTCTTACGAAAGCGAGGTCAACAGCATTACAGCTTTCTTGCAACTTCAGAGACCTGCACCAGCACCAGCGATAAGTCCAAACTCGTTGGACATCACACCGGATGATTACGTTGCACCGAGATTTGTAAAGAGGTTTAAAGGAAAG CTGGTTCAAAGGATCTTAGAAGCTCACGCGAACGTAAAGGATTTGCCTCTCGTCGAGGCCAAACTGAATTACATCAAGGCTTGGCAATCACTTCCGGAATATGGTATATCTCTCTTCGTAGTTAGATTCACTGGTAAAAGTAAAGACGAGCTATTAGGTATTGCCAATAACAGACTAATGCGAATGGAACTTCACAGTGGAGATCATTTGAAAACGTGGAGGTATAATACAATGAAG GCTTGGAACGTAAACTGGGAAGTAAAACACATGATGGTACAGTTTGAAGAAGAGAACATCATTTTCGAATGCCAATCAGCTGATTGTAAAGTCGTACATGAGTTCATTGGTGGTTACATATTCTTGTCGATGCGTTCGAAAGAAGCGAATCAAACATTGAACGAGGAAATGTTCCACAAATTGACAGGTGGCTGGCTATGA